A section of the Phacochoerus africanus isolate WHEZ1 chromosome 4, ROS_Pafr_v1, whole genome shotgun sequence genome encodes:
- the TEX43 gene encoding testis-expressed protein 43: MRIPVLLAVMTSGKDTWPVLPKLNSNSSEENLYKSAHKFEAIHLPRFSLKQGLIPRYYVMPWKENMKFRKVNLKHAEACRIHAGPLEDTLFLNHSERLCHGEDRKVVSKKGPPEIKIADMPLHSPLSRYQSTVISLGFRRRLV, from the exons ATGAGAATTCCTGTCCTACTGGCAGTCATGACTTCAGGCAAAGACACTTGGCCTGTCTTACCTAAACTTAACAGCAACTCTTCTGAGGAGAATTTATATAAGTCTGCTCATAA GTTTGAGGCAATTCATTTGCCACGGTTTTCATTAAAGCAAGGGCTCATCCCAAGATATTATGTAATGccttggaaagaaaatatgaaattcagGAAGGTGAATCTGAAG catGCAGAAGCATGTAGGATCCATGCCGGCCCTTTAGAAGATACTCTGTTTTTGAATCACAGCGAAAGGCTTTGCCATGGGGAGGACCGTAAAGTCGTCTCGAAGAAAGGCCCACCAGAAATAAAAATCGCAGATATGCCTTTGCATTCACCTCTTTCCAGATACCAAAGCACTGTGATTTCCCTCGGCTTCAGGAGGCGACTGGTCTGA